A region of Plantactinospora sp. BC1 DNA encodes the following proteins:
- a CDS encoding DUF3145 domain-containing protein, whose amino-acid sequence MPTRGVVYVHSTPLAVCQHVEWAIARVLTAPVTLHWTAQPVDPGARRAECGWSGRPGTGAELAAALRQWPMIRFEVTEEPSPGVDGERFMYVPGRGLFRATAGAAGDIQLGEDRLRSIMESARAPEALAHALDKAMGTAWDAELEPYRYAGDGAPVTLLTRVG is encoded by the coding sequence GTGCCAACGCGTGGCGTCGTATACGTCCACTCGACCCCACTCGCCGTGTGCCAGCACGTCGAGTGGGCGATCGCGCGCGTCCTAACCGCGCCGGTCACCCTGCACTGGACGGCCCAACCGGTCGATCCGGGCGCCCGACGGGCGGAGTGCGGGTGGTCCGGCCGGCCAGGGACCGGCGCGGAGCTGGCGGCTGCGCTGAGACAGTGGCCCATGATCCGCTTCGAGGTCACCGAGGAGCCGAGTCCCGGCGTCGACGGTGAGCGGTTCATGTACGTGCCCGGTCGGGGGCTCTTCCGGGCCACCGCCGGAGCTGCCGGCGACATCCAGCTCGGCGAGGACCGGCTGCGGTCGATCATGGAGTCGGCCCGGGCGCCGGAGGCGCTCGCGCACGCGCTCGACAAGGCGATGGGCACCGCCTGGGACGCCGAACTCGAGCCCTACCGGTACGCCGGGGACGGCGCCCCGGTCACCCTGCTCACCCGGGTCGGCTGA
- a CDS encoding AAA family ATPase codes for MTDNTTLRQEIEAEQRHLDRVYARLAQLRHSAVLAEREGYQLARVGNFGALVERDAMVFHAARRRHTLDAEHEGLVFGRLDLRTGQVLHVGRLGVRGEHAEPLVIDWRAPAAAAFYQATAAEPRGVVRRRVISSSGERVTRISDDLLDPAAAPDGMRVVGDGAMLADLSRTTGREMRDIVATIQREQDEAIRSPAGGVTVVSGGPGTGKTAVALHRAAYLLYSDRNRFAGGGVLVVGPSAVFVDYIASVLPSLGENAATLHSLGSLFEGVAATRTDPAAVAAVKGSLRMRRVLERAVRDQVPDAPTELRLLYRGELLRLTDTELERIRTRALPPGARRNEVRRAGFDGIFAALWAQAQELRVGRLPDQRSFEDEIAERPEFRDFLRAWWPRLHPRHVLPWLADPERLRRYAAGILSRAEIRLLAEAYRTLGSAGPTVADVALLDELDHLLGRPPRPARRNRDPYQLAGGVREVTTYADRQRSPRAGRDAAAERPADYREYAHVVVDESQDVSPMQWRMLGRRGRHASWTVVGDPAQTAWTGDPAELTRAQDKALGRRPRHEFVLTTNYRNSAEIFAAAARVIREVSPDLPLPVAVRATGVAPVELVVPAAELPDAVREAAAKLLAEVEGTVGVISAVERRAEVAGWLEQVADPRLAVVDTMQAKGLEYDGVVLVGPTEIRATSAAGVRTLYVALSRATQRLTTVEPL; via the coding sequence TTGACCGACAACACCACGCTGCGGCAGGAGATCGAAGCCGAACAGCGCCACCTGGACCGGGTCTACGCCCGGCTGGCGCAGTTGCGGCACTCCGCCGTACTCGCCGAGCGGGAGGGCTACCAGCTGGCCCGGGTCGGCAACTTCGGCGCGCTGGTGGAACGGGACGCGATGGTCTTCCACGCCGCCCGGCGCCGGCACACCCTGGACGCCGAGCACGAGGGGCTGGTCTTCGGCCGGCTGGACCTGCGTACCGGGCAGGTGCTGCACGTCGGCCGGCTCGGCGTACGCGGTGAGCACGCCGAACCGCTGGTGATCGACTGGCGGGCACCCGCCGCCGCCGCGTTCTACCAGGCCACCGCCGCCGAACCGCGCGGAGTCGTACGCCGTCGGGTGATCAGCTCCAGCGGCGAGCGGGTGACCCGGATCTCCGACGACCTGCTCGACCCGGCGGCGGCGCCGGACGGGATGCGGGTGGTCGGCGACGGCGCCATGCTCGCCGACCTGTCCCGGACCACCGGCCGGGAGATGCGGGACATCGTCGCCACCATCCAGCGGGAGCAGGACGAGGCGATCCGCTCCCCGGCCGGCGGGGTGACGGTGGTCTCCGGCGGTCCCGGGACCGGCAAGACGGCGGTCGCCCTGCACCGGGCCGCCTACCTGCTCTACTCCGACCGCAACCGGTTCGCCGGCGGCGGCGTGCTGGTGGTCGGCCCGTCCGCCGTCTTCGTCGACTACATCGCCTCGGTGCTCCCCTCGCTCGGCGAGAACGCCGCCACCCTGCACTCGCTCGGCTCACTCTTCGAGGGGGTGGCGGCGACCCGCACCGACCCGGCGGCGGTCGCCGCGGTCAAGGGCTCGCTGCGGATGCGCCGGGTGCTGGAGCGGGCGGTGAGGGACCAGGTCCCGGACGCCCCCACCGAGCTGCGGCTGCTCTACCGGGGCGAACTGCTCCGGCTCACCGACACCGAACTGGAGCGGATCCGGACCCGGGCGCTGCCGCCGGGCGCCCGCCGCAACGAGGTGCGCCGGGCCGGCTTCGACGGCATCTTCGCCGCGCTCTGGGCACAGGCCCAGGAGTTGCGGGTCGGCCGGCTGCCGGACCAGCGGAGCTTCGAGGACGAGATCGCCGAGCGCCCCGAGTTCCGGGACTTCCTGCGCGCCTGGTGGCCCCGGCTGCACCCCCGGCACGTACTCCCCTGGCTGGCCGATCCGGAGCGGCTGCGCCGGTACGCCGCCGGGATCCTGTCCCGGGCCGAGATCCGGCTGCTCGCCGAGGCGTACCGGACGCTGGGCAGTGCGGGACCGACCGTCGCCGACGTCGCACTCCTCGACGAACTCGACCACCTGCTGGGCCGGCCGCCCCGCCCGGCCCGACGCAACCGTGACCCGTACCAGTTGGCCGGCGGGGTCCGCGAGGTGACCACGTACGCGGACCGGCAGCGCTCGCCCCGGGCCGGCCGGGACGCTGCGGCCGAGCGGCCGGCGGACTACCGCGAGTACGCCCACGTGGTGGTCGACGAGTCCCAGGACGTCTCCCCGATGCAGTGGCGGATGCTGGGCCGGCGGGGCCGGCACGCCTCCTGGACCGTGGTCGGCGACCCGGCCCAGACCGCCTGGACGGGTGACCCGGCCGAGCTGACCCGGGCCCAGGACAAGGCGCTGGGCCGGCGCCCCCGACACGAGTTCGTCCTCACCACCAACTACCGCAACTCGGCGGAGATCTTCGCGGCGGCGGCCCGGGTGATCCGGGAGGTCTCCCCCGACCTGCCGCTGCCGGTCGCGGTCCGGGCCACCGGGGTGGCACCGGTCGAGCTGGTGGTGCCGGCCGCCGAACTGCCGGACGCGGTCCGGGAGGCGGCGGCGAAGCTGCTCGCCGAGGTCGAGGGGACGGTCGGGGTGATCAGCGCCGTCGAGCGCCGGGCCGAGGTCGCCGGCTGGCTGGAGCAGGTCGCCGACCCGCGCCTGGCGGTGGTCGACACCATGCAGGCCAAGGGCCTGGAGTACGACGGCGTCGTGCTGGTCGGCCCGACCGAGATCCGGGCGACCTCTGCCGCCGGGGTACGCACCCTCTACGTCGCGCTCTCCCGGGCCACCCAGCGACTCACCACCGTCGAGCCGCTCTGA
- a CDS encoding glycosyltransferase family 2 protein has translation MTSREPTLSVVVPIYNEESVLPLLVERLRPVLDGLGEPYEVVAVDDGSSDATPVILVGMRRGWPQLRVVRLRRNSGHQAALIAGLFRARGHYVASIDADLQDPPEVLVEMLRLARAESLDIVYGVRGDRSTDTRFKRYTAGVYYRLVRRLVGNAVPAQAGDFRLLSRATVEALRELPERRPVLRLVVPWLGFPSGEVSYSREARAAGRTKYSLSRMVRLATDSIISFSEAPLRVATWLGAGGMLLCLLMVVFAVVMYIRDSTVTGWASLYVAVLFLGAVQLLCLGLLGEYIARIYAAVQGRPAYFVGSDTADEPAAATEVPTGTPPPPAPDEHVPATPAARDGAEEHPAARETGSPASRNGGVRVVR, from the coding sequence GTGACGAGCCGGGAGCCGACCCTCTCCGTGGTCGTGCCGATCTACAACGAGGAGAGCGTCCTCCCGTTGCTGGTCGAACGGCTGCGGCCGGTGCTCGACGGGCTCGGCGAGCCGTACGAGGTGGTCGCCGTCGACGACGGCAGCAGCGACGCCACCCCGGTGATCCTGGTCGGGATGCGGCGCGGCTGGCCGCAACTGCGGGTCGTCCGGCTGCGCCGCAACAGCGGCCACCAGGCGGCGCTGATCGCCGGCCTGTTCCGGGCCCGGGGCCACTACGTCGCCAGCATCGACGCCGACCTGCAGGACCCGCCGGAGGTGCTGGTCGAGATGTTGCGGCTGGCCCGTGCCGAGAGCCTGGACATCGTCTACGGGGTACGCGGCGACCGCTCCACCGACACCAGGTTCAAGCGGTACACCGCCGGCGTCTACTACCGGTTGGTCCGCCGGCTGGTCGGCAACGCCGTACCGGCCCAGGCGGGCGACTTCCGGCTGCTCAGCCGGGCCACCGTCGAGGCCCTGCGCGAGCTGCCCGAACGTCGCCCGGTGCTCCGGCTGGTGGTGCCCTGGCTCGGCTTCCCCAGCGGCGAGGTGAGCTACAGCCGCGAGGCGCGGGCGGCCGGCCGTACCAAATACTCGCTCTCCCGGATGGTCCGGCTCGCCACCGACAGCATCATCAGCTTCTCCGAGGCGCCGCTGCGGGTGGCGACCTGGCTCGGTGCCGGCGGCATGCTGCTCTGCCTGCTCATGGTGGTCTTCGCGGTCGTCATGTACATCCGCGACTCGACCGTCACCGGCTGGGCCTCGCTCTACGTCGCGGTGCTCTTCCTCGGCGCCGTCCAGTTGCTCTGCCTCGGGCTGCTCGGCGAGTACATCGCCCGGATCTACGCGGCGGTGCAGGGCCGGCCGGCGTACTTCGTCGGCTCCGACACCGCCGACGAGCCGGCCGCGGCGACCGAGGTGCCGACGGGTACGCCGCCGCCCCCCGCCCCCGACGAGCACGTCCCGGCCACACCGGCCGCCCGGGACGGCGCCGAAGAGCATCCGGCGGCGCGGGAGACCGGGAGCCCGGCCAGTCGCAACGGCGGCGTGCGGGTGGTCCGGTGA
- a CDS encoding DUF397 domain-containing protein: MTPKWRKSSRSGSNAGNCVEVADNLPGRVLVRDTKDRDGGTLSFGPAAWRAFVNLAKTHA, translated from the coding sequence ATGACCCCGAAGTGGCGTAAGTCGTCCCGCTCTGGGAGCAACGCCGGCAACTGCGTCGAGGTTGCCGACAACCTTCCCGGCCGGGTGCTGGTCCGGGACACCAAGGACCGGGACGGCGGGACGCTGAGCTTCGGTCCGGCCGCTTGGCGGGCGTTCGTCAACCTGGCGAAGACGCACGCCTGA
- a CDS encoding helix-turn-helix transcriptional regulator — protein MNEFRHLLRKLRTEQGLSQDAVGAAVHVSGSQVGHYESGRSIPPDDMAERLDGVLQASGELRASANRSRGEAVAPWLRPWADNESRAIALRTFEHSVIPGLLQTEAYARAIIEIGGHTPEQVEEAVRIRLARQASVLDRPDPAILTAIIGEAVLRPRGAVMKAQLEHLVDVGCRPNVHVRVVPFSAGLHSGMTGAFALATLPDGATVIYMDALRAGTVGSQVGDVRHAVIAWESVNARALPCEMSRDLILKAIDDHDPEVA, from the coding sequence ATGAATGAGTTTCGCCATCTGTTGCGCAAGCTTCGGACAGAGCAAGGGCTGTCTCAGGATGCCGTGGGCGCTGCGGTGCACGTCAGTGGCTCACAGGTGGGCCACTACGAGTCGGGTCGGAGCATCCCGCCCGACGACATGGCGGAACGGCTGGATGGGGTGCTTCAGGCCAGCGGCGAACTTCGGGCCAGCGCCAACCGATCCCGGGGTGAGGCTGTAGCACCGTGGCTGCGTCCGTGGGCGGACAACGAGAGTCGCGCGATTGCGCTCCGAACCTTCGAGCACTCCGTCATTCCCGGATTGCTCCAGACGGAGGCGTACGCGCGGGCGATCATTGAGATCGGCGGACACACCCCGGAGCAGGTCGAGGAGGCCGTGCGGATCCGACTGGCCCGACAAGCCAGTGTCCTCGACCGACCCGATCCGGCCATTCTGACGGCGATCATCGGAGAGGCTGTCCTGCGTCCCCGTGGCGCTGTCATGAAGGCTCAGCTTGAGCACCTTGTAGACGTCGGGTGCCGCCCGAACGTCCACGTCCGAGTGGTGCCATTCTCCGCCGGGCTTCATTCGGGCATGACAGGTGCGTTTGCCCTTGCCACCCTCCCGGACGGGGCGACGGTGATCTACATGGACGCGCTTCGAGCGGGTACCGTCGGGTCACAGGTGGGCGATGTCCGGCACGCGGTGATCGCGTGGGAGTCGGTCAACGCGCGCGCACTACCCTGTGAGATGTCCCGCGACCTCATTCTGAAGGCGATTGATGATCATGACCCCGAAGTGGCGTAA
- a CDS encoding DM9 repeat-containing protein, which translates to MDISADGYRWETACGGRIPPGAVPHGYEADGEPLWACRVRMNGGVHPGKVRPGFGAAQAAWGGGEVSVDEYEVLMDRGVWGIASGGAVPGDALPAGRESNGEPLYVARAAVALGALHIGKVRPAFGAANVGYGDGEHTVFSYEVLLRPSSPPPAAPGRAGIQMAPTYADFGTEPPRIGNVTITGVDRSSAAGDHLAIGAGGSVELEFDVPDPAVVREACVALVALASMLSQAPGYAPLTVRLNGRLLAERLRIPNGGGLPQRLVFAVPAEELVAGRNRLRIESGDDARSMLWLYRVTIDPMHAHDQAGLALERQALAEPVLRYASDAGEVTIFVDRGEQAVLDQVAWADASGAEYAITFEKQQAAFYGWRRQPGERPREFRGRLIERGSVAKEAQRFSAEEGWGGGWHPSGDLLLTVGVAGRPVTRLTWRDGRGNNGTVAFGDGGFLGTYQRVGEGPIGYRGRPA; encoded by the coding sequence ATGGATATTTCGGCCGATGGGTATCGCTGGGAGACCGCCTGCGGCGGCCGGATCCCACCTGGCGCGGTACCGCACGGCTACGAGGCGGACGGCGAGCCACTGTGGGCGTGCCGAGTCCGGATGAACGGCGGCGTACACCCAGGCAAGGTCCGCCCCGGCTTCGGCGCGGCCCAGGCGGCCTGGGGCGGTGGAGAGGTCAGCGTCGACGAGTACGAGGTGTTGATGGATCGCGGCGTCTGGGGTATCGCGTCCGGCGGCGCGGTGCCCGGGGATGCGCTGCCGGCGGGCCGGGAGAGCAACGGCGAACCGCTCTACGTCGCCCGCGCGGCGGTCGCGCTCGGTGCACTGCACATCGGCAAGGTGCGGCCCGCATTCGGCGCCGCGAACGTCGGATACGGCGACGGCGAGCACACCGTCTTCTCGTACGAGGTACTGCTGCGCCCGTCGTCTCCTCCGCCGGCGGCCCCGGGGCGTGCCGGGATCCAGATGGCACCCACCTACGCCGACTTCGGCACCGAGCCGCCACGCATCGGGAACGTCACGATCACCGGCGTCGACCGGTCCTCGGCTGCCGGCGACCACCTGGCCATCGGCGCCGGCGGGTCGGTCGAGCTGGAGTTCGACGTACCCGATCCCGCCGTCGTCCGCGAGGCCTGCGTCGCCCTCGTGGCGCTCGCGTCGATGCTCTCCCAGGCCCCCGGATACGCCCCGCTCACCGTTCGGCTGAACGGCAGACTTCTGGCCGAGCGGCTGCGGATCCCGAACGGCGGTGGACTCCCGCAACGGCTGGTCTTCGCGGTCCCGGCCGAGGAGTTGGTGGCCGGCCGGAACAGGCTGCGGATCGAAAGCGGTGACGATGCCCGGAGCATGCTGTGGTTGTACCGGGTGACGATCGACCCGATGCACGCACACGATCAGGCGGGGCTGGCGCTCGAACGGCAGGCGCTCGCCGAGCCCGTGCTGCGGTACGCGAGCGACGCCGGTGAGGTCACCATCTTCGTCGACCGTGGCGAGCAGGCCGTCCTCGACCAGGTGGCCTGGGCGGACGCGTCCGGCGCCGAGTATGCGATCACCTTCGAGAAGCAGCAGGCTGCCTTCTACGGCTGGCGCCGGCAGCCGGGTGAGCGGCCGAGGGAGTTCCGCGGCCGGCTGATCGAGCGCGGCTCCGTCGCCAAGGAAGCTCAGCGCTTCTCGGCTGAGGAGGGCTGGGGCGGTGGGTGGCACCCCTCTGGCGACCTGCTCTTGACGGTGGGTGTGGCCGGCCGCCCGGTCACCAGGCTGACCTGGCGCGACGGCCGTGGCAACAACGGCACGGTCGCCTTCGGCGACGGCGGGTTCCTGGGTACCTATCAGCGGGTTGGGGAGGGCCCCATCGGCTATCGTGGCCGCCCGGCGTGA
- a CDS encoding alpha/beta fold hydrolase: protein MPHPASVRLTDGVRLHVDVSGPDTAPLTVVLLHGWTLDGRTWHRQTAALRETYGDAVRVVCYDARGHGRSGPTTLPSATLAQLGDDLAEVLAQVAPTGPVVLAGHSMGGMTMMEYAHRHPTDFARRVAGVVFVATTAEGHAHTGYGVPAPLARLIRLAETTCAGLLARCGGLRTPPPLLHALRPTLRWLLFGDACDPADIRLTTSAVARASLVSIGGLRSSIGAQRRLETLAALGDLPAAALVGDRDRLTPPPCTASISEALSAAELTVCPGAGHMLMLERPEEVTAALCSIVDRVRSATKITRKATRAIRARRTATLLEQPRRVRARRGVPCP, encoded by the coding sequence ATGCCCCACCCGGCCTCGGTACGGCTCACCGACGGCGTACGGCTGCACGTCGACGTCTCGGGCCCGGACACCGCCCCGCTGACCGTGGTGCTGCTGCACGGCTGGACCCTGGACGGGCGTACCTGGCACCGGCAGACGGCCGCGCTGCGCGAGACGTACGGCGACGCCGTCCGGGTGGTCTGCTACGACGCGCGCGGGCACGGCCGGTCCGGGCCGACCACGCTCCCCTCGGCCACCCTCGCCCAGCTCGGTGACGACCTGGCCGAGGTACTCGCCCAGGTGGCGCCGACCGGGCCGGTGGTACTCGCCGGGCACTCGATGGGCGGCATGACGATGATGGAGTACGCCCACCGGCACCCCACCGACTTCGCCCGCCGGGTCGCCGGAGTCGTCTTCGTCGCCACCACCGCCGAGGGACACGCGCACACCGGGTACGGCGTACCGGCCCCGCTGGCCCGGCTGATCCGGCTCGCCGAGACCACCTGCGCCGGCCTGCTGGCCAGGTGCGGCGGCCTGCGCACCCCGCCGCCCCTGCTGCACGCGCTCCGCCCCACCCTGCGCTGGCTGCTCTTCGGCGACGCCTGCGACCCGGCCGACATCCGGCTCACCACCTCGGCGGTGGCCCGGGCCTCGCTCGTCTCGATCGGCGGGCTCCGGTCGTCCATCGGGGCGCAGCGCCGGCTGGAGACGCTCGCCGCCCTCGGCGACCTGCCGGCGGCGGCCCTGGTCGGGGACCGCGACCGGCTCACCCCGCCGCCCTGCACGGCGTCGATCAGCGAGGCCCTCTCCGCCGCCGAGCTGACCGTCTGCCCCGGCGCCGGCCACATGCTGATGCTGGAGCGCCCCGAGGAGGTCACCGCCGCACTCTGCTCGATCGTCGACCGGGTCCGGTCGGCGACGAAGATCACCCGGAAGGCGACGCGCGCCATCCGGGCGAGGCGGACCGCGACCCTCCTCGAACAGCCCAGACGGGTCCGCGCCCGGCGCGGCGTACCCTGCCCCTGA
- a CDS encoding glycoside hydrolase family 3 protein — translation MSSPLRRALVVLPLVTALIVSGCAGSRKPAAAPAPASPSAAPTSAAPTAAPDPAARAAQLVGTLADEDLVGQVLMPYAYGNSATKVSGGSAAGNRKLAGVETPAEMIAKYRLGGLILVGFSADDPTSDTNPTTNVDNPAQVRELTAGLQAAAGKLPAGAAPALIGIDQEFGVVTRISEGVTNLPSPMAFGAAGDPAITEAAWRAAGTELAALGVNVDFAPSADVLEANSKVIGSRSYGSDPKAAGAQVGAAVRGLQGAGVAATLKHFPGHGQTAADSHKGLPVVTADRKKLESTALPPFSAGIAAGAWLVMAGHLDVRAVDPEVPATFSRKLLTDVLRGQLGFTGVLVTDAMDMAAVAKQSPGTTAVRALNAGNDLVLMPPNVTEAYNGVLAALRDGSLPRARLVEAVTRVLTLKFRLAGQPRPEMGTLNSPGHQEAARRAAASSITMLRGNCGRPPVTGPVTVTAASGREGSRDRLGRALAAAGVRVAPSGGAVVHLVGYGDTAADLRADAAVTVAMDTPYLLGRAGSKVLLATYSSNSASLTALAEVLAGRTRPTGRSPVPVGGLPRTTCS, via the coding sequence GTGTCGTCTCCCCTCCGGCGCGCTCTGGTCGTGCTTCCCCTCGTCACCGCCTTGATCGTCTCCGGCTGCGCCGGCTCGCGGAAGCCGGCGGCGGCCCCCGCGCCCGCCTCGCCGTCGGCGGCGCCGACCAGCGCCGCCCCGACGGCCGCGCCGGATCCGGCGGCCCGGGCGGCCCAGCTGGTCGGCACCCTCGCCGACGAGGACTTGGTCGGCCAGGTGCTGATGCCGTACGCCTACGGCAACTCGGCGACCAAGGTGTCGGGCGGCTCGGCGGCCGGCAACCGGAAGCTGGCCGGCGTCGAGACCCCGGCCGAGATGATCGCCAAGTACCGGCTGGGCGGGCTGATCCTGGTCGGCTTCTCCGCCGACGACCCGACCAGCGACACCAACCCGACCACCAACGTCGACAACCCGGCCCAGGTACGCGAGCTGACCGCCGGGTTGCAGGCCGCGGCCGGAAAACTGCCGGCCGGAGCCGCGCCGGCACTGATCGGCATCGACCAGGAGTTCGGCGTGGTCACCCGGATCTCCGAGGGCGTGACCAACCTGCCCAGCCCGATGGCGTTCGGCGCGGCCGGTGACCCGGCGATCACCGAGGCGGCCTGGCGGGCCGCCGGCACCGAACTCGCCGCGCTCGGGGTCAACGTCGACTTCGCGCCCAGCGCCGACGTGCTGGAGGCGAACAGCAAGGTGATCGGCTCCCGGTCGTACGGTTCGGATCCGAAGGCGGCCGGGGCGCAGGTCGGCGCCGCCGTACGCGGATTGCAGGGCGCGGGCGTCGCGGCCACCCTGAAGCACTTCCCGGGGCACGGCCAGACCGCCGCCGACTCGCACAAGGGCCTGCCGGTGGTCACCGCCGACCGGAAGAAGCTGGAGTCCACCGCCCTGCCGCCGTTCTCGGCCGGGATCGCCGCCGGGGCCTGGCTGGTGATGGCCGGACACCTCGACGTGCGGGCGGTCGACCCGGAGGTGCCGGCCACCTTCTCCCGCAAGCTCCTCACCGACGTGCTGCGCGGACAGCTCGGCTTCACCGGCGTGCTGGTGACCGACGCGATGGACATGGCGGCGGTGGCGAAGCAGTCGCCCGGGACGACCGCGGTCCGGGCGCTGAACGCCGGTAACGACCTGGTGCTGATGCCACCGAACGTGACCGAGGCGTACAACGGGGTGCTGGCGGCGCTGCGGGACGGCTCGCTGCCCCGGGCCCGGCTGGTCGAGGCGGTGACCCGGGTGCTGACGCTGAAGTTCCGGCTGGCCGGGCAGCCCCGGCCGGAGATGGGCACGCTGAACAGCCCCGGTCACCAGGAGGCCGCGCGCCGGGCGGCGGCGTCGTCGATCACCATGCTGCGCGGCAACTGCGGCCGGCCGCCGGTGACCGGGCCGGTGACGGTGACCGCGGCGAGCGGCCGGGAGGGGAGCCGGGACCGGCTCGGCAGGGCACTGGCCGCCGCCGGGGTCAGGGTGGCACCGTCCGGCGGGGCCGTGGTGCACCTCGTCGGGTACGGCGACACCGCCGCCGACCTGCGCGCCGACGCGGCCGTGACGGTGGCGATGGACACCCCGTACCTGCTCGGTCGGGCCGGCTCCAAGGTGCTGCTGGCGACGTACTCGTCGAACTCGGCCTCGCTGACCGCGCTCGCCGAGGTGCTGGCCGGCCGGACCCGACCGACCGGGCGCTCCCCGGTGCCGGTGGGCGGCCTGCCCCGGACGACTTGCTCCTGA
- a CDS encoding cupin domain-containing protein: MSPSALPPDDPARELVHVRPGDSGLAHLAIAGGTYTVLVGGDQTAGRYCLIDMRVPPGGGPPPHRHDFEEMFTVLGGAVEFTFREEKVVAQVGETVNIPANAPHFFRNATDQPARLLCMCSPAGQDEYFRKVGDPVDGPTAPPPLLSAEEQDERRQRAARLAPDYRTELMVS, from the coding sequence ATGTCGCCCTCAGCGCTACCGCCCGACGATCCGGCACGCGAACTCGTCCATGTGCGGCCCGGCGACTCCGGCCTGGCACACCTGGCCATCGCCGGTGGCACCTACACCGTGCTTGTGGGTGGCGACCAGACCGCCGGACGGTATTGCCTGATCGACATGCGAGTACCACCGGGTGGTGGACCACCGCCGCACCGCCACGACTTCGAGGAGATGTTCACCGTGCTCGGCGGCGCCGTGGAATTCACGTTCCGTGAGGAAAAGGTCGTCGCGCAGGTGGGCGAGACAGTCAACATACCGGCCAACGCGCCGCATTTCTTCCGGAACGCCACCGACCAGCCCGCCCGTCTGCTGTGCATGTGCAGCCCCGCCGGGCAGGACGAGTACTTCCGCAAGGTGGGTGACCCGGTCGACGGACCCACCGCCCCGCCGCCGCTACTGAGTGCGGAGGAACAAGACGAGCGCCGACAGCGTGCGGCCCGTCTGGCCCCCGACTATCGAACAGAATTGATGGTCTCGTAA